The following proteins are encoded in a genomic region of Brachyspira pilosicoli:
- the rplL gene encoding 50S ribosomal protein L7/L12, which translates to MALSKEEILQAIEEMKVIELHELVEAIKEKFNVTAAMPVAAVAAAPAAGGAAAAAEEEKSDFDVILTGFDAAQKIALIKEVRAVSGLGLKEAKDAVEKGGETIKSGVSKDEAAAIKKQLEAAGGKVEIK; encoded by the coding sequence ATGGCTTTAAGTAAAGAAGAAATATTACAAGCAATAGAAGAAATGAAAGTTATCGAGCTTCATGAGTTAGTAGAAGCTATAAAAGAAAAATTTAACGTAACAGCAGCTATGCCAGTAGCAGCAGTAGCAGCAGCTCCAGCAGCAGGCGGTGCAGCAGCAGCAGCTGAAGAAGAAAAAAGCGATTTTGATGTTATTCTTACAGGTTTTGATGCAGCTCAAAAAATTGCTCTTATTAAAGAAGTTAGAGCAGTTAGCGGTTTAGGCTTAAAAGAAGCTAAAGATGCTGTAGAAAAAGGCGGCGAAACAATTAAATCTGGCGTTTCTAAAGATGAAGCAGCAGCTATCAAAAAACAATTAGAAGCAGCTGGTGGTAAAGTTGAAATTAAATAA
- a CDS encoding GntG family PLP-dependent aldolase translates to MRVYDLRTDTITKPSNEMRKAIYNAECGDDVYMEDPTVNKLQDMAAEITGKEKAIFVSSGTMGNLIPLLILSSKTRQILLEEESHIVHYELGGVAALAGALPLPVKAKRGILTKSIIEDYFSPQPYYMSNVNIVEVENSHNRHGGSVYPIEVLKELYSFTKSKNVHMHMDGARVFNASIASKASVKEIASNTDSITFCLSKGLGAPMGAMLCGKKEFIDEAFKIRKLIGGGLRQIGLMAAAGIYALENNIESLEEDHIKAKKIASAVIESKLGELSLDEVETNIVIAKTQKKSIELVNKLLEKGIKASSFGDYKLRFVTHRDISMKEVEEACDIIKSFKNNI, encoded by the coding sequence ATGAGAGTTTATGATTTAAGAACGGACACAATAACAAAGCCAAGTAATGAAATGCGTAAAGCAATATATAATGCAGAATGTGGCGATGATGTTTATATGGAAGACCCTACAGTAAATAAACTTCAAGACATGGCAGCAGAAATTACAGGAAAAGAAAAAGCAATATTTGTTTCAAGCGGTACTATGGGTAATTTGATACCTTTATTAATATTATCTTCAAAAACAAGACAGATACTTTTGGAAGAAGAATCTCATATTGTACATTATGAACTTGGAGGAGTGGCTGCATTAGCAGGTGCTTTGCCTTTGCCTGTAAAAGCTAAAAGAGGAATATTAACAAAATCTATAATAGAAGATTATTTTTCTCCACAACCTTATTATATGTCTAATGTAAATATAGTAGAAGTTGAAAACAGTCATAATAGACATGGAGGAAGCGTATACCCAATAGAAGTTTTAAAAGAATTATATAGCTTCACAAAATCAAAAAACGTGCATATGCATATGGACGGAGCAAGGGTATTTAATGCTTCTATTGCTTCAAAGGCTTCAGTAAAAGAAATAGCTTCTAATACAGACTCTATTACATTTTGTTTATCAAAAGGACTCGGTGCGCCAATGGGAGCTATGTTATGTGGAAAAAAAGAGTTTATAGATGAGGCTTTCAAAATTAGAAAGTTAATAGGAGGAGGATTAAGACAGATTGGTTTGATGGCTGCTGCTGGAATATATGCTTTAGAAAATAATATAGAATCATTAGAAGAAGACCATATTAAAGCAAAAAAAATAGCCTCTGCTGTAATTGAATCAAAATTGGGAGAGCTAAGTTTAGATGAAGTTGAAACTAATATTGTAATAGCAAAAACGCAAAAAAAATCAATAGAATTAGTAAATAAACTTTTGGAAAAGGGAATAAAAGCAAGCTCTTTTGGTGATTATAAATTAAGATTTGTAACTCATAGAGATATTAGCATGAAAGAAGTTGAAGAAGCCTGTGATATAATAAAAAGTTTTAAAAATAATATTTAA
- the rpoC gene encoding DNA-directed RNA polymerase subunit beta' yields MQFTNFDQIKIGIASPQVMREWSYGEVKKPETINYRTLRPERDGLFCEKIFGTTKEYECYCGKFKSKRYKGVVCDKCGVEVTHFKVRRERMGHIELAAPVAHIWYYRNTPSRIGLLLNMNISHLRSVLYFERYVVIDAGDSDYSKGDLLTEDEYNEALDRYGDNIRIGIGAEGIRDMLKDLDMDEEIRKLREEMIKKGEKSDRRLRKRLEIFEDFKSSGNDPTWMILDVVPVIPPELRPMVQLDGGRFATSDLNDLYRRVINRNIRLRRLLVLRAPDIIIRNEKRMLQEAVDALFDNSKRKKVVKGPGNRALKSLSDMLKGKQGRFRQNLLGKRVDYSGRSVIVAGPRLKMHQCGLPKKMAVELFKPFIMKKLVETNSAHNIKSAKRFVEEGREEVWGVLEEIAKEHPVLLNRAPTLHRLGIQAFEPVLVEGKAIQLHPLVCHAYNADFDGDQMAVHTPLSAESQIEAWTLMLAPHNILNPANGEPIVNPTQDIVLGISYLTKLRSGMKGENKVFASPEDALLAYDSNLIELEARIKVLMKDKDGEEKFVETSVGRIKFNQVIPEDFRFQNRDFGSKDLAKFIHEVYLKHGTATTVNMLDDIKELGYQSATVFGSTISVSDILIPPMKKHEIEEATKQVEQLRDQYMNGIITDDERSQKVKDLWTAVEGRITDAMMDNLRQDQDGFNPIYIMADSGARGSKQQIRQLASMRGLMAKPNGDIIELPIISNFKEGLTVQEYFISTHGARKGLADTALKTSSAGYLTRKLVDVAIGVVVSEHDCGTVKGIEIEPIKEYDEIKKSLKERVVGFFSNEHIYHPQTKELICEANTEITEEIADRIEQAGIEKIRIRHPLTCESRMGVCQKCYGRSLSTNTLASIGEAVGVVAAQSIGQPGTQLTMRTFHIGGVATQSVEENEVKLNYPIYIEQFSNYVVQPNGVKITARNGELLIRRVLNKWEKSSIKDVLKENNAKVLIGDVIATTKDGEDIKATHNGTLKITSDNKYVMITGAKHNIPIKVGSEYRVNENVFIDANTVIASFDGYNEPIISEKAGVVRYQDIITGRTMVEAIDEQTGNVTKIIQEFKDASMQPKILIVDGDDIFETDIPNGAQLMVENNQKVEVGEVIAKTTRIQQKSNDITGGLPRVQELLEAQKPKDTAIIAGIDGEVEIGGSHKGKKVVKIRNEFDETKHLVPHGKKLLVRNGDYVKTGTQLCDGKINPHDILETQGDLALQTYLLEEIQSVYNKQGVGINDKHFALIIRQMLRRLEIIDPGDTKYIVGQYVDKYEFEEENRRYEEAGGSPASGKPVLLGLTKAALNTESFISSASFQETTKVLTNAAIKGKVDKLLGLKENVIIGHLIPAGTGVKLYNKLHVYNKESGDMNNDNDIDSSAKEEDVMQITV; encoded by the coding sequence ATGCAATTTACAAACTTTGACCAAATAAAAATAGGTATAGCAAGTCCTCAGGTTATGAGAGAGTGGAGTTATGGCGAAGTTAAAAAACCAGAAACTATCAACTACAGAACTTTAAGACCTGAGAGAGATGGGCTTTTTTGTGAGAAGATATTTGGAACTACTAAAGAATATGAGTGTTATTGCGGTAAGTTTAAAAGCAAACGTTATAAGGGTGTTGTTTGTGATAAGTGCGGAGTTGAAGTTACACATTTCAAAGTAAGACGTGAGAGAATGGGTCATATAGAGTTAGCTGCTCCTGTTGCTCATATTTGGTATTATAGAAACACTCCTTCAAGAATCGGACTTCTTCTAAACATGAATATATCTCATTTAAGAAGCGTACTTTATTTTGAGAGATATGTTGTTATTGATGCAGGTGATAGCGATTATTCTAAGGGTGATTTGCTTACTGAAGATGAATATAATGAAGCTTTAGATAGATATGGGGATAATATTCGTATTGGTATAGGTGCTGAAGGCATACGTGATATGCTTAAAGACCTTGATATGGACGAAGAAATCAGAAAACTTAGAGAAGAGATGATTAAAAAGGGTGAGAAATCTGACAGAAGACTTAGAAAACGTCTTGAGATTTTTGAAGATTTCAAATCATCAGGCAATGACCCTACTTGGATGATACTTGATGTTGTACCTGTTATTCCGCCAGAATTAAGACCTATGGTTCAGCTTGACGGCGGACGTTTCGCTACTTCAGATTTGAATGACCTTTATAGAAGAGTTATAAACAGAAATATTCGTTTAAGGAGATTATTAGTTTTAAGAGCTCCTGATATCATTATAAGAAACGAAAAAAGAATGCTTCAAGAGGCAGTTGATGCTTTATTTGATAATAGCAAAAGAAAAAAAGTTGTAAAAGGACCTGGAAACAGAGCATTAAAATCTCTTTCAGATATGTTAAAGGGTAAGCAAGGTCGTTTCCGTCAAAACCTTTTGGGTAAACGTGTTGACTATTCAGGACGTTCTGTTATTGTTGCTGGTCCTAGACTTAAAATGCATCAATGCGGTCTTCCTAAAAAAATGGCCGTTGAATTATTTAAGCCATTCATTATGAAAAAATTAGTTGAAACTAATTCTGCTCATAATATAAAATCTGCAAAAAGATTTGTAGAAGAGGGCAGAGAAGAAGTTTGGGGCGTATTAGAAGAGATTGCTAAAGAGCACCCTGTACTTTTAAACCGTGCTCCGACACTTCACAGACTTGGTATTCAGGCTTTTGAACCAGTACTTGTTGAAGGAAAAGCAATTCAGCTTCACCCGCTTGTTTGTCACGCTTATAACGCTGACTTTGACGGTGACCAGATGGCAGTTCATACTCCGCTTTCTGCAGAGTCACAAATTGAAGCTTGGACTTTAATGCTTGCTCCTCATAACATATTAAACCCTGCTAATGGCGAGCCTATTGTTAACCCTACTCAGGATATTGTACTTGGTATTAGTTATTTAACTAAATTAAGAAGCGGTATGAAGGGTGAAAATAAAGTATTTGCTTCTCCTGAAGATGCTTTACTTGCTTATGACAGTAATTTAATTGAGCTTGAAGCTAGAATTAAAGTTCTCATGAAAGATAAAGACGGAGAAGAAAAATTTGTTGAAACTTCTGTGGGAAGAATTAAGTTTAATCAAGTGATACCTGAGGACTTTAGATTCCAAAACAGAGATTTCGGAAGTAAAGATTTAGCCAAATTTATTCATGAAGTATATTTAAAACATGGTACTGCTACTACTGTTAATATGCTTGATGATATTAAAGAACTTGGTTACCAAAGTGCTACTGTATTTGGTTCTACAATATCTGTATCTGATATACTTATTCCTCCAATGAAAAAACATGAAATTGAAGAGGCTACTAAACAGGTAGAACAGCTTAGAGACCAGTATATGAACGGTATTATTACTGATGATGAGAGAAGCCAGAAGGTAAAAGACTTGTGGACTGCTGTAGAGGGTAGAATTACTGATGCTATGATGGATAACTTGAGACAAGACCAAGACGGATTTAACCCTATATATATAATGGCGGATTCTGGAGCAAGAGGTTCTAAACAGCAGATAAGACAGCTTGCTAGTATGAGAGGTCTTATGGCTAAGCCTAATGGTGATATTATAGAGCTTCCTATTATTTCAAACTTCAAAGAGGGTCTTACTGTACAAGAGTACTTTATCTCTACTCACGGTGCAAGAAAAGGTCTTGCTGATACTGCATTAAAAACTTCAAGTGCTGGTTACCTTACAAGAAAATTGGTTGATGTTGCTATTGGGGTTGTTGTTTCAGAGCATGACTGCGGTACTGTTAAGGGTATTGAGATTGAACCTATTAAAGAATATGATGAGATTAAAAAATCATTAAAAGAGAGAGTTGTTGGTTTCTTCAGTAATGAACATATTTATCATCCTCAAACTAAAGAGCTTATATGTGAGGCTAATACTGAAATTACAGAAGAAATTGCTGATAGAATAGAGCAGGCCGGTATAGAGAAAATAAGAATAAGACATCCTCTTACTTGTGAAAGCAGAATGGGTGTTTGTCAGAAATGTTATGGTAGAAGCTTATCTACTAACACACTTGCTTCTATTGGTGAGGCTGTTGGTGTTGTGGCAGCTCAAAGTATTGGTCAGCCTGGTACACAGCTTACAATGAGAACATTCCACATTGGTGGTGTTGCTACTCAGTCTGTTGAAGAAAATGAAGTTAAGCTTAATTATCCTATATATATAGAACAGTTTTCTAACTATGTTGTACAGCCTAATGGTGTAAAAATTACAGCAAGAAATGGTGAGCTTTTAATAAGACGTGTACTTAACAAATGGGAAAAAAGCTCTATAAAAGATGTATTAAAAGAAAACAATGCAAAAGTACTTATAGGAGATGTTATCGCTACTACAAAAGATGGTGAAGATATAAAAGCTACACATAATGGTACTTTGAAAATCACTAGCGATAATAAGTATGTGATGATTACAGGTGCTAAGCATAATATACCTATTAAAGTAGGTAGTGAATATAGAGTTAATGAGAATGTATTTATTGATGCTAATACAGTAATTGCTAGCTTCGATGGTTATAATGAGCCTATAATATCTGAAAAAGCAGGTGTAGTAAGATATCAGGATATCATTACAGGTAGAACTATGGTTGAGGCTATAGACGAGCAGACTGGTAATGTTACTAAGATTATTCAAGAGTTTAAAGATGCTAGTATGCAGCCTAAAATACTCATTGTAGATGGTGATGATATTTTTGAAACTGATATACCTAATGGTGCTCAGCTTATGGTTGAAAATAACCAAAAAGTTGAAGTTGGTGAGGTTATAGCTAAAACTACTCGTATACAGCAAAAAAGTAATGACATTACAGGCGGTTTGCCTCGTGTACAAGAGTTGCTTGAGGCTCAAAAACCTAAAGACACTGCTATTATTGCTGGTATTGACGGTGAGGTTGAAATCGGCGGTTCTCATAAGGGTAAAAAAGTAGTTAAAATTAGAAATGAGTTTGATGAAACTAAACACTTAGTTCCTCATGGTAAAAAATTGTTGGTAAGAAATGGGGACTATGTTAAAACTGGTACTCAATTATGTGATGGTAAGATTAACCCTCATGATATATTGGAAACTCAGGGTGATTTGGCTTTACAAACTTATTTGCTTGAAGAGATACAGAGCGTTTATAATAAGCAGGGTGTAGGTATTAACGACAAGCACTTCGCTTTAATTATTAGACAGATGCTTAGAAGACTTGAAATTATTGACCCAGGCGATACTAAATATATTGTTGGTCAGTATGTTGATAAGTATGAGTTTGAAGAAGAAAATAGACGCTATGAAGAGGCTGGCGGTTCTCCTGCAAGCGGTAAACCTGTACTTCTTGGTTTAACTAAAGCTGCTCTTAATACTGAAAGCTTTATATCTTCTGCTTCATTCCAAGAGACTACTAAAGTATTGACTAATGCTGCTATTAAAGGTAAAGTTGATAAGTTGCTTGGATTAAAAGAAAATGTTATTATCGGACATCTTATACCTGCTGGTACTGGTGTTAAACTTTATAATAAATTACATGTTTACAACAAAGAAAGCGGTGATATGAACAATGATAATGATATAGATTCTTCAGCTAAAGAAGAAGATGTAATGCAAATTACAGTTTGA
- a CDS encoding chemotaxis protein CheX — protein sequence MFDLDVVNAFSKGTVVILKSYFNSNVGKGSIKIHRNANHVGGVIVFIGINGDLSGRLMFNMSKATAFKLASALNMESITVIDDIFISTIKEFVNMVAGSAINELSTKHIDLDMTPPAILMSDQLSMLEKENDKILSICYKTELGEIFMNLIIFNQTPS from the coding sequence ATGTTTGATTTAGATGTTGTAAATGCTTTTAGTAAAGGTACAGTTGTTATATTAAAGAGCTATTTTAATTCTAATGTTGGTAAAGGCAGCATAAAGATACATAGAAATGCTAATCATGTAGGCGGGGTTATAGTTTTTATTGGAATTAATGGCGATTTAAGCGGAAGACTTATGTTTAACATGAGTAAGGCTACTGCTTTTAAATTGGCGTCTGCTCTTAATATGGAATCTATTACTGTTATAGATGATATATTTATTTCTACTATAAAAGAGTTTGTTAATATGGTTGCTGGCTCTGCCATTAATGAACTTTCTACTAAACATATAGATTTGGATATGACGCCTCCTGCAATATTAATGAGTGATCAATTATCTATGCTTGAAAAAGAAAATGATAAAATACTTTCTATATGCTATAAAACAGAGCTTGGTGAGATATTTATGAATTTAATAATATTCAACCAAACTCCATCATGA
- the rpoB gene encoding DNA-directed RNA polymerase subunit beta, protein MSNNIQIDNKVYKERGVEFAKKYRMENGRVNFSRSASVIEPPDLLAIQKESYESFLQKDVPENKRKNEGLQEVLTSIFPIVATNEKMQIEFISYSIGEPKISEKEARRRDKTYAYQFKIKVQLTVRDPERIIEQEIFVGEIPAMTDRGTFIINGAERVVVSQIHRSPGVVFNRSDRDAMFVAKIIPDRGTWLEFELDTKKDIMYVRIDRKKKLPVTVFLRAIGITTNEEILKLFYEIDKISLAKLSDEEKKAQLIGRRSYSTVFDKENPEEIILNPGELINQNLAERLLMSGIDEIEVLNMEAIKDNVTIINTLDKDTTKNQKEACTKIYNVIRPGEPALIENVVKTCNDLVFDPKLYALGDVGRYKINKRLNFPESEQDKVLRHKDIIETIRFLIKVFINEEQLDDIDHLGNRRIRSVGELLAMQIKTGFTRMERAAKERMQMQDMEAVTPQSLVSIKVIQAVIKEFYGTSQLSQFMDQNNPLSEITHKRRLNALGPGGLTRDRAGFEVRDVHHTHYGKICPIETPEGPNIGLIVSLATYAKINKHGFLETPYRKVVNGKVTDEIEYLTAHDEERYHIADANAPLNEDGTFKENLISTRYRSEFPYSTPDQVQYMDVSPQQIVSLSSSLIPFLEHDDANRALMGSNMQRQSVPLLFPESPIVGTGVEAKICQPGTGIAVHAKRAGKVIKVVHDEIVIKPTKQNSDDDYDVYELTKYQRTNQDTNYHQRPVVNVGDTVKAGGLLADGPATDHGELALGRNVLAAFMIFEGYNFEDAILLSKRLVQEDVFTSIHIEEFSVEARETKLDKENITRDIPNVPDSAFKNLDERGIVRIGAKVKAGDILVGKVTPKGETEVTPEYRLLHSIFGEKSRDVKDTSLRVPHGKDGTVIDVRVYSRENGDELKPGVEEVVKVFLAKKRIIQEGDKMAGRHGNKGVVARIMPIEDMPYLEDGTPVDICLNPLGVPSRMNIGQVIEMLLGWTGHKMGLKYACPVFEGPKEDELKEAMIAAGLNPTGKVKLFDGRTGEPFKNDVAVGYMYMLKLNHLVEDKVHARSTGPYSLVTQQPLGGKSQFGGQRLGEMEVWALEAYGAANMLQEFLTVKSDDMTGRARIYESIVKGDVISSPGIPESFNVLVQELRGLGLNITIHDEEGNQLPSTEKELKKKTKKQTKIFK, encoded by the coding sequence ATGTCTAATAACATTCAGATAGATAATAAAGTATATAAGGAACGCGGAGTAGAATTCGCAAAAAAATACAGAATGGAGAATGGCCGTGTAAACTTTTCACGTTCGGCTTCTGTGATAGAGCCTCCAGATCTCCTCGCTATACAAAAAGAATCTTATGAAAGCTTCCTTCAGAAAGATGTTCCTGAAAATAAAAGAAAAAATGAAGGCTTACAAGAGGTTTTAACTTCAATATTCCCTATAGTAGCAACTAATGAAAAAATGCAAATAGAGTTTATTTCTTACTCTATAGGTGAGCCTAAAATATCTGAAAAAGAAGCAAGAAGAAGAGATAAAACTTATGCTTATCAATTCAAAATAAAAGTACAATTAACTGTAAGAGACCCAGAAAGAATAATAGAACAAGAAATTTTTGTTGGTGAAATACCTGCTATGACAGATAGAGGTACATTCATTATTAACGGTGCTGAGAGGGTTGTTGTTTCTCAGATTCATAGGTCTCCTGGTGTTGTATTTAACCGCAGTGATAGAGATGCTATGTTTGTAGCTAAGATTATTCCAGATAGGGGTACTTGGCTTGAGTTTGAACTTGATACCAAAAAAGATATAATGTATGTAAGAATTGACAGAAAGAAAAAACTTCCTGTTACAGTATTTTTAAGAGCTATTGGTATCACAACTAATGAAGAAATTTTAAAATTATTCTATGAAATAGATAAAATATCTTTGGCTAAACTTTCTGATGAAGAGAAAAAAGCTCAGCTTATAGGAAGACGCTCATATTCAACAGTATTTGATAAAGAAAATCCAGAAGAAATCATCTTAAACCCAGGCGAGCTTATTAACCAAAACTTGGCAGAAAGACTTTTAATGAGCGGTATAGATGAAATTGAAGTATTAAATATGGAAGCAATAAAAGACAATGTTACTATAATTAATACTTTAGATAAAGACACTACAAAAAATCAGAAAGAAGCTTGTACAAAGATTTATAATGTAATAAGACCAGGTGAACCTGCTTTAATAGAGAACGTTGTAAAAACTTGTAATGATTTAGTATTTGACCCTAAATTGTATGCTTTAGGTGATGTTGGTCGTTACAAAATAAACAAGAGATTAAACTTCCCAGAAAGTGAACAGGATAAGGTTTTAAGACATAAAGACATAATAGAGACAATTCGCTTTTTAATAAAAGTTTTCATAAATGAAGAGCAATTAGATGATATAGACCATTTAGGCAACAGACGTATAAGAAGCGTTGGTGAATTATTGGCTATGCAAATAAAAACAGGCTTCACAAGAATGGAGAGAGCAGCTAAAGAGAGAATGCAAATGCAGGACATGGAAGCTGTAACTCCTCAATCACTTGTAAGCATAAAAGTAATACAAGCAGTAATTAAAGAGTTTTATGGTACAAGCCAATTATCTCAGTTCATGGACCAAAACAATCCATTATCAGAGATTACACACAAAAGAAGATTAAACGCTTTAGGTCCTGGAGGTCTTACAAGAGATAGGGCTGGTTTTGAGGTTCGTGACGTACACCATACTCACTATGGTAAAATATGTCCTATTGAAACTCCTGAAGGTCCAAATATTGGTCTTATAGTTTCACTTGCTACTTATGCTAAAATAAATAAACATGGATTCTTAGAGACTCCATATAGAAAAGTTGTTAATGGTAAAGTAACTGATGAGATAGAATACTTAACAGCTCATGATGAAGAGCGTTATCATATTGCTGATGCTAATGCTCCTTTAAATGAAGATGGAACATTCAAAGAAAATCTTATTTCTACAAGATATAGAAGTGAATTCCCATATTCTACACCAGATCAAGTACAGTATATGGACGTTTCACCTCAGCAGATTGTTTCACTTTCAAGCTCACTTATTCCATTCTTAGAGCATGACGACGCTAACAGAGCTTTGATGGGTTCAAACATGCAACGTCAAAGTGTACCTCTTTTATTCCCAGAATCACCTATAGTTGGTACTGGAGTAGAAGCAAAAATATGTCAGCCTGGCACAGGAATAGCAGTTCATGCAAAAAGAGCTGGTAAGGTTATAAAAGTAGTTCATGATGAAATAGTTATTAAACCTACTAAACAAAATAGCGATGATGATTATGATGTTTATGAACTTACAAAATATCAAAGAACTAACCAAGATACCAATTATCATCAAAGACCTGTAGTTAATGTGGGGGATACTGTTAAAGCTGGCGGTCTTTTAGCTGACGGACCTGCTACAGACCATGGTGAATTGGCACTTGGAAGAAACGTTTTAGCAGCATTCATGATTTTTGAAGGCTACAACTTCGAGGACGCTATCCTTTTAAGCAAGAGATTAGTACAAGAAGATGTATTTACTTCAATTCACATAGAAGAGTTTTCAGTTGAAGCTCGTGAGACAAAATTAGATAAAGAAAATATTACTAGAGATATACCAAATGTACCAGATTCTGCATTCAAAAATCTTGATGAGAGAGGTATTGTAAGAATAGGTGCTAAAGTAAAAGCTGGAGATATATTAGTTGGTAAAGTAACTCCTAAAGGTGAAACAGAGGTTACTCCAGAATACAGACTTCTTCATTCAATATTTGGTGAGAAGTCAAGAGATGTAAAAGATACTTCTTTAAGAGTTCCTCATGGAAAAGACGGTACTGTTATAGATGTAAGAGTTTACAGCAGAGAAAATGGCGATGAATTAAAGCCTGGTGTTGAGGAAGTAGTAAAAGTATTCTTAGCTAAGAAGCGTATAATACAAGAAGGCGACAAAATGGCTGGTCGTCACGGTAACAAAGGGGTTGTTGCGAGAATAATGCCTATAGAGGATATGCCTTATTTAGAGGACGGTACTCCTGTAGATATTTGTTTGAACCCTCTTGGTGTACCTTCTCGTATGAACATTGGTCAGGTAATTGAGATGTTACTCGGTTGGACTGGTCATAAAATGGGCTTAAAATATGCTTGTCCTGTATTTGAGGGTCCTAAAGAAGATGAGTTAAAAGAGGCTATGATAGCAGCTGGTTTAAATCCTACTGGTAAAGTAAAACTCTTTGACGGCAGAACAGGCGAGCCTTTCAAAAATGATGTAGCAGTAGGATACATGTATATGCTTAAACTTAACCACTTGGTTGAAGATAAGGTTCACGCTAGAAGTACTGGTCCTTACTCACTTGTTACTCAGCAGCCTTTGGGTGGTAAATCGCAATTCGGCGGTCAGAGATTAGGAGAGATGGAAGTGTGGGCATTAGAGGCTTATGGAGCTGCAAATATGCTTCAAGAGTTCTTAACTGTTAAATCTGACGATATGACAGGTCGTGCAAGAATATATGAATCTATTGTTAAAGGTGATGTTATATCTTCTCCGGGTATACCTGAAAGCTTTAACGTATTGGTTCAAGAGCTTAGAGGCTTAGGTCTTAATATCACTATTCACGATGAAGAGGGCAATCAGCTTCCTTCTACTGAAAAAGAATTAAAGAAAAAAACTAAAAAACAAACTAAGATTTTTAAATAA
- the aroF gene encoding 3-deoxy-7-phosphoheptulonate synthase yields MIIVMKANAKEEQVNNITDRLTNLGLGTNKIVGVDCTVIGIVGDTSKVDKELIATLPGVDKVLKVQEPFKRANRAFKKEDTIVDVSGVKIGGEKPVIIAGPCSVESEEQVINIAKSVKASGASILRGGAFKPRTSPYAFQGLALDGLKILKLAKEEVGIPIVSEIVSIRHLEDFENTVDMIQIGARNMQNFELLKEVGKLKKPILLKRGLANTMEEWLMSAEYILDKGNPNVVLCERGIRTFETYTRNTFDVSAIPVIKKMSHLPVIGDPSHASGRAWMALPLTLAAISAGADGMIIEVHNDPEHALCDGAQSIRPETFADVMESVNMISETVSKIKAKHNGRVYTK; encoded by the coding sequence ATGATTATTGTAATGAAGGCTAATGCCAAAGAAGAACAAGTTAATAATATAACAGATAGATTAACAAATTTAGGATTAGGTACAAACAAAATCGTAGGAGTAGACTGCACAGTTATAGGTATTGTTGGAGACACTTCAAAAGTAGATAAAGAATTAATAGCAACATTACCAGGTGTAGATAAAGTATTAAAAGTACAAGAACCATTCAAAAGAGCAAACAGAGCATTCAAAAAAGAAGACACTATAGTAGATGTAAGCGGAGTAAAAATAGGCGGAGAAAAACCAGTAATAATAGCAGGACCTTGTTCTGTAGAGAGCGAAGAGCAGGTAATAAATATAGCAAAAAGTGTAAAAGCATCAGGAGCTTCAATACTTAGAGGAGGGGCTTTCAAACCTAGAACTTCCCCTTATGCATTCCAAGGTTTGGCACTTGACGGACTTAAAATATTAAAGCTTGCAAAAGAAGAAGTAGGTATTCCTATAGTAAGTGAAATTGTATCTATAAGACACTTAGAAGATTTTGAAAATACTGTTGATATGATTCAAATTGGGGCAAGAAACATGCAAAACTTTGAGCTTTTAAAAGAAGTAGGTAAATTAAAAAAGCCAATACTTTTAAAAAGAGGTTTAGCTAACACTATGGAAGAGTGGCTTATGAGTGCTGAATATATATTAGATAAAGGCAATCCTAATGTAGTATTGTGTGAGAGAGGTATAAGAACATTTGAAACATACACAAGAAACACTTTCGATGTATCAGCTATACCAGTGATAAAGAAAATGAGCCACTTACCTGTTATAGGCGACCCTTCACATGCAAGCGGAAGAGCTTGGATGGCACTTCCTTTAACACTTGCTGCAATTTCTGCAGGTGCTGACGGCATGATTATAGAAGTACACAATGACCCAGAACATGCTTTATGCGACGGAGCACAATCTATAAGACCAGAAACATTTGCTGATGTAATGGAATCTGTTAATATGATTAGCGAAACAGTATCCAAAATAAAAGCAAAACACAACGGAAGAGTTTATACTAAATAA